The sequence CATTACCAACTTGTGCATAAGTACCACGAACTTTACCAAAATTAATCCACTCTGGCATTGTAGCCATTTCACTGATAAGTGCAGTTACACCCACAGATGGATAAAAATAGCTTGATGTTCCTGTATTTGCTAATGTAGATGACCAGTCGTTTCTTCCTGCAAGATCTAAGAATAACATATCTTTATATCCAAAAGTTGTAGCAGCAAAAACTGATTGTACTTCTCTTCTAGAATCGATTGTTTGGTAATTATTAGCATTGTTAACAAAATTAGCTAATGTGAACCAGTTAGCATAAGTTAATCCTGAACTAATTCCTGAATCTAAAATTGTTTTCTGGTTTGTCAATGTATTTGTAACACTTGTACCAATGTTTGCATTGAAACTGAAATCAGAACCGATTTTTGTATTAATTGTAGCGATTAAGTCAGCATAACGTTGTGTACTTAATGAATTCTCACTGATGTATCTACCATTAATATTTGACAGCGTACCTTGTGTTGTAGCAAATATTTTTTTATCGTATAAACTTGTAATTCTGTTATAGCTATAACGAGATGCTATTGTCAACCAGTTATTTGCTTTGTATGATAAAGATAATGCTCCATTGAAATAATCATTTTTGTCTTCAGATTTATTTCTGTTGATTGCCCAATATGGATTTTGCATAATATCTCTATTTGTCATCCAATTTTGCGCCATTAAATTTCTTGTTGGATCAAAAACTTCGTAGTTTTCTTTATATTCATTAAAGTCATTTCCTCTTGGCATTAAATAAACACCAGTAAGCGGGTTGAAGTAAAAACCATTTACAGGTTTGTTAGCAATAGTTTGCGAAGTATAATTTGCATTTGCTGCAAAAGTTAATTTGTCGTTTAAGAATTTAGCAGTTTGGCGAATACCAAAGTTGTTTTTCTTTAAACTGTTTCCAGGAATAACACCTGTTGCAGATGTATTTGCATAAGAAAACCCTGTTGAAGAACGCTCAGATCCAATAGAATAACCAACTGAAGTAATTTGAGTTGTTCCTGTACTAAAGAAATCTTTTACATAGTCGCTTGATTTTTGTTTAGCTCCCCATGATTCATCAGCACCTGCTGCAGCAATATAATCACTTTGAAATTTAGGCAAATAAGCTGCAGTTTCGAAAGTAGTTACAGATGAAGCTGAAATGTTAGCTTTACCTTCTTTAGCTTTTTTAGAAGAAAGCAAAATAACACCATTTGCACCTTGAGAACCATACAATACAGATGCAGCAGCACCTTTAAGAACCGTCATTCCTTCGTAATCATCTGGATTTACAAGAGATACAACATCTCCTCCATCACGGTTACCTCCAGATAAACTACCAAAAGTATCGTTTGGCTGACCTGAACCTGAATTTAACATTGGGATACCATCAATAACGTATAAAGGCTGGCTGTTTGAAACAGATGAGTTACCACGAATAAGAACTTTTGTAGAACCTCCAGTACCTCCTGAACTTTTTGTTACAGCAACACCGGCAATTTTACCAGCAATTGTATTGATAACGTTAGCATCTTTTACACGTACTAACTCATCTCCTTTAAGTTCCTGAGCCGCATAAGTCAATGATTTTCTAGTTTTCTTAATACCTAAAGAAGTTACCACAACTTCACTTAAAGCATTTGAAGCTCCACTAACCATTTTTACGTTAATAGTAGTAGCATCACCAACTACTATACTTTGTGTTTCAAGACCTACATAGCTAAAAACTAATGTTTGTCCTTTTTGTGCTTCGATTGTGTACAATCCATCAAAATCGGTAGTAGCTCCCTTTTGACTTCCTTGTATTAAAACAGAAGCCCCTGGCAACGGCATTCCGTCAGAACCTGTAATCACACCTTTAACATTTTTTACCTGAGCAAGCGAAACTTGCGCCGTAAAAACAATCATAAAGATTAAGAAAATTTTTTTCATGTTTATTTATTTTGTTAGTTATGACGTAAAATTATTCTTAAGGTATTGTTAAAAAAAATAAATTATACAAACAACATCCTTTTTTAAACGAACGACATAAAACAATCAATAATGCGTTTTCCGAAAACGTTTTCATATAAATTAAAATCATCATTTTCATTAAAACGTAACGTATTTAACAACAAAAAAACCATTTAACTAAGAAACTTAAATAATCACAAGTAACTTATAATCCGAGTATTAACAAAAAAAAATTACCAAGCAAAGCCTGCACTATTTACAATTTATGCTTTACGAAATCGTTCTTTAGAATAAAATATGCACCATTTTACTTTTTTGTGCTTTTTTTTATCAAAAGAATTGCGTTTTACCCAGTAATTGTTTAAAGTTGCACAATATTTAAATAAATATTAAACAATAGAAAATAAATTGAAAGAAATTCAAAAATTAAAGTTCAATATCAAGATTCAAAATCACATCTGGTTTTGGAGCATTTATTTTACTTTAAATTTTTTAAGATGGGGAGCGTACTTTAATGATTACCCTTATGCTTTCAAATCAAATTCGATTGAGTTTGCATTAGTTATTCCATTAGTATATTTCAATCTGTTTGTTTTGGTACCCCGATTTGTATTAAAACAAAAATACATCCTATATACGCTTTTGCTTCTGCTCAGTTTATTTGTAATGTATTTGTGCAAAACTGCCCTTACCTATTATATAATATCCGAAAATATATGGCCCGAAGCCAATCGAGAATATCATCCGTTTGAACTCAACCACATTGTAGCAGTTTGTATTGGAGAATTATACGTTCTGGCAATGGCATCATCTGTATATCTGACTTTAACCTGGCTCCGTGAACGTGAACGAAACAGATCCTTAAGAGAAAATCAATTCAAGATCAAATTAAAATACCTTGAAAATCAAATACAACCGCATTTTTTCTTCAATACCTTGAATAATCTATATGCATTATCTCTAGAATCTTCAGATAAGGTTCCAGATGTTATACTAAAATTATCCAATTTGATGGAATATGTTTTATATGATGTAAAAGGAACCAAGTTTGTTCCATTAATTAAAGAAATTGATTACATCCAGAATTACATCGAAATCGAAAAACTCCGATTTGAAAATGTTGAAGTCACTATAAATCTAGAATCTAATATTGAAGATGTTGTGGTACCTCCGCTAATTTTCATATCATTGGTAGAAAACGCTTTTAAACATGGCGGTCTAAACAATCCAAACCTTAAAATCAAAATCAATTGTAAAGTTATCGACAATAAATTGTTAGATTTTGAAATCCTAAATAATTTTGTAATTTCACAAAATCTTAATCTAAAAGGAGGAATTGGATTAATCAATACAAAAAAGAGATTGAAGTTAATTTACAAGAATAATTTTAGCTTAAAACAGGCCACAAAACTGAATTACTATATAATCCGTTTGCAAATACCTATTCGTAATGAAGATTAAATGCGTTTTGATCGACGATGAACCATTAGCTATCAAAGTTCTGCAAAATTACTTTACTAATTTTCCAGATTTTGAAGTTGTTGCTACATTCAATAATTCATTGGAGGCACTTGATTTTTTAAACAGCACGCCTGTTGATGCTGTTTTTTTAGATATCAATATGCCAATGATGACTGGATTTGAATTGATAAGCCTTATCGAGAACAAAACCAAAGTTATTATCACAACCGCTTTTAGGGAATTTGCCGCTGAGAGTTACGATCTCGATGTTTTGGACTATTTGGTAAAACCAATTCCGTTGCCAAGATTTATAAAATGTATTAATAAAATCACGACCGAATATAATCTTAAAAACAATATTAAAGTTGAAGCCACTAAGGGCGATTCACATATTTTTATCAAAGTCGATAAAAAGATGATGAAAATTAATATTGAAGAAATCCTTTTTGTCGAAGGAATGAAAGAATATATCAAAGTAGTTACTCCAGACAAGACCTACATCACACACAAATCCTTAACTTCTTTATCTGAAGAACTGCCAGCTGATCGCTTTTTACGCATCCATAAATCTTACGTAATAGCGCTAAACAAGGTAAAATCGATCGAAGGAAACCGTATTCAAATACAATCTTACACCATTCCTATCGGCAGAAACTACAGTAAGGATGTAAAAAACAAAATCCTGGAATAAATTTCATTGCATTTTTCCATTTTCTAACTAAGTTAAAACTAACACATTGTTGAAAAAATGATGTTGTTTGTTTAAATTTAACATTATTTGTGCCTTTTTATTTTTTTTTGCTATTCGTAACAAATATATTTACGGTCTTCAAAAAACACTATAATAAAAAATTAACCTTATTACAATTATGAGTTCAGAAAATGTACAGACCAAGTGGGGGCAATTTATCTCATTGATAATCGTCTTCTTCTTTTGGGGTTTTGTTGGTTCTGCCAATGACATCCTGATACCAGTTTTCAAAAAAGTATTTACTTTATCACAAGTACAGTCGCAATTAGTAGCCTGGGCTTTCTACGCCGCTTACTTTGTTGGATCAATTATCTTCTTTTTAGTGTCATTAAAAAGAGATGTTTTACAGCAATTCGGATACAAAAAAACCTTAGCTGCAGGATTAATCCTTTCTGCTGTTGGTTCATTCTTATTCGTTCCTGCTGCAACAATGCAAAGCTTCCCTTTCTTCTTAACAGCACTGTTTACGGTAGGTTTAGGATTTTCTATTCAACAAATTGTTGCAAATCCGCTTGCTATTAAAATGGGAAGCCCAGAAACTGGAGCGCACCGTTTAACTTTAGCTGGAGGTATCAACTCTTTCGGGACAACAATTGGAGCAATTTTATTAGGAATTGCACTTTTCGGAATGGGTGACAACAAAAAAACAAACCTTTCTTTAGAAGACATCAAATTGCCTTTTATCATTTTAGGCCTTGCTTTCATCGTAGTGGCAGTTTTCATGTATTTTTCTAAAATTGAAGATCCTGCAAAAATTGACGAGGAAGAAGCAATAATCGAACACAAACACGCTAAATTCAACATTCTTGATTATCCACAATTATATCTTGGAATGCTTGGAATTTTCATTTATGTAGGTACCGAGGTAACTATCATTAGTAATTTGCCAGCTTTATTGCACACAAAAGAATTTGGAAATATTTTAGAAGATGCTATTGCGCCATTTATCGCCTTATACTGGGGAAGTTTAATGATCGGGCGCTGGAATGGTGGTGTAAACGTTTTCAACACCTCTAACCTAGTAAATACAGCCTTAAAATTCATTGTTCCTGCTTTGGCATTTGGAGTAATCATTGGAGCTAACATTTTTGCAGCTCACGATGTTTCCACTTTCTATATTTACCCAATCTGGATCTTATTGTTTATTGCAGTAAGTTTTGTAGGAGGAAAAAATGCAGGAAAAACTTTGATGCTTTTTGGATTATCAGGAATCACAATGATGATTGCTGGATTAGTTTGGCCAGATCCATCAATTGCTAAATTCTTCTTTATTTCTGGAGGTTTATTCCTTTCTATCATGTGGCCATCGATCTTCGATTTAGCAATTGCAGGTTTAGGAAAAAACACCGGAAAAGCTTCATCTTTCTTGATTATGATGATTCTTGGAGGAGGAGTTATTCCATTAATCCAAGGTAGTATTTGTGATTTAGATATTACAAACCCAGGCGGAATTTTCGGAATTTCATATACACACTTCTCGTACGTAGTGCCACTTCTAGGCTTTGCATATCTAGCATTTTATGGTTTCTATTGCCCTAAAATCTTGAAAAAACAAGGTATCAACCACGTTGAAGGTGGCGGTGGAGGACACTAAGATTTAAAAAATACCAATAAAAAAAATCCAAATTCCAATTAAACCGGAATTTGGATTTTTTTTATTCAAAAGAAAACTTAAAACCTCAGCATCTCAGCCCTTAAGAATCTTATTTCGCATTAATAACATTATTCAAATTCTTCTTAAAAATAGCTCTATTTTGCTCTGAAATAGTGTAAACTACATCTTTATCGGCATGAACAATAACCTTTTGGATATTGGCCTCTAAAAGCTTTTTAGGATCTTTTATTTTTAAGGTGCAAGCTCCATCAAAAAAACCATCATCTTCAATAATTTTTCGCGCCTCAATAACGGTTCCGTCACTCAGCACAGCAGAAATTGTCATGGCATTATTAGGCGTTGAAGAATAAAATCCATCCATAACCAACATTAATCTGTAGGAGTTTTTCATTTCAGGCCCCTTAAATTCGTGGCGTGTAATATTGTAACGCAGGCCTTTTGCCATAACCGGAAATTTTACCGTGCAATCAAGCTCGTAAGTAGCTACGTCGCCAGCCTCATTAACACTCGTTAAAACTTTAGCTACTTGAGCATTTATTGACAAACTAGCAGCAAAAAACGAAACCAGAACCAGAATAATTTTCATAAGCTTTTATTTAAATTTGTTTACATAAAAATAAAAAAAAATCGTCTTTTTCAACAGAAAAAGACGATTTTATATTTATAAAAAGCTGATTATTACTTATTTCCCTTTTCAAAGTCAGCAACAAACTGTGCCAATCCTATATCAGTCAAAGGATGCTTCAATAATCCAGCAATTGCAGATAATGGTCCAGTCATAACATCAGCACCAATTTTTGCACAATTTACGATATGCATAGTGTGGCGCACAGAAGCAGCCAAAATTTGAGTTTCGTAACCGTAGTTGTCGTAGATTTCTCTAATTTCTTGAATCAAATTCAAACCATCAGTAGAAACATCATCTAAACGTCCAATAAAAGGAGAAACATAAGTTGCTCCCGCTTTAGCTGCCAATAAAGCTTGACCCGCAGAGAATACAAGAGTTACGTTTGTTTTGATTCCTTTATCAGAAAAATATTTTGCAGCCATAACACCTTCTTTGGTCATAGGCAATTTTACAACGATTTGATCGTGCAATTCAGCTAATTCTTCACCTTCTTTGATCATTCCATCATAATCAAGTGCATTTACCTCTGCACTTACATCACCTTCAACAAGATTACAGATATCAACATAATGCTTCAAAATGTTGTTTTTTCCGGTAATTCCTTCTTTTGCCATCAATGATGGATTAGTGGTTACACCATCTAAAACACCTAAAGCCTGCGCTTCTTTAATTTGAGCTAAGTTAGCTGTATCAATAAAAAATTTCATAATCTATATATTTATAATTGTGTGTTGAAAAATTCCGTGCAAAATTACGAAATCAATGCCAATAACAGTTTTAAAATTTAAAGCAATTTGTAAATTATATCAAAATTCACAAAATAATCACAAAAAGCGATAATTTTCAATTTTGAATTATCTTGAAGAACTATTTTTATTCAATTCTTTCAGTTCATCTCTAATTTCTTCAAGAACCCTCAAAGTGTCTTCTTTATAAGCTTCAGCATTATTTATCTTGTCGCTTACAGAACCAAGTAATTTACGAATGACGAACCAAATAAGCGTTAAAATTGAAACTCCAACAATAGCGGGTAAAAACTCATTAATTCTTTCCATAACATTTACAGTTTATAATGATTCATTAGCATTTTTTCATATACTTTATCCGGAAGTACACGTTTCAAAACAATCGAAAACTTTTGCATAAAAACCCCCACTTTATAATGCACATTTGGCTTTTTAGTCTGAATGATTTTATAAATAGCTTCGGCCATTTCATTTGGATTGCTTCCTGCATCAACATGCTCGTTCATTGTTGCTAAAGTATCACCATACACTTTTTCGTAAGCAGAACCTTTTATTACTGGCGCATGAAAACGCCCTGCGGCAATGTTGGTAGCAAAATCGCCTGGAGCAACATTTGTAATTTCAACTCCAAATTGCTTTACTTCCATCCTCAATCCTTCGGTAATCAATTCCAAAGCTCCTTTTGAAGCCGAATAAACACTTCTGTAAGGCAATCCCATATAAGCGGCAATAGAAGTAATATTTATAATCAGTCCTGATTTTTGTTCGCGCATTTGTGGTAAAACAGCTTTCATAACCTCGATTGGGCCAAAAAAGTTCGTTTCAAAATTATTTTTGATTTCTTCCATCGGAATTTCTTCCAAAGGTCCTGTAATTCCAACTCCAGCATTATTGATCACAATATCCAATCTTCCAGAAATTTCCAAAATTTTAGCCACAGCACTTTTTATTGAATCCGAATTTCTAACATCTAAAGCTACAAGCGGAAAAATAGAATTCAGCACTTTTTCTGGATTCCGGCTTGTTCCATAAACGACAAAACCTTTTTTATGCAAAAATTCACCAATTGATTTTCCAATCCCTGACGATCCTCCGGTAATCAAAACAACTTTATTCATTTTTTTTTAGTTATAGGTTTAATTTAATGGTCTAACCAATATTCAAATTTAAGTTTGGATTCTAATTCTTTTATCATTGTCGAATCTGTAATTTCTTTTGAAAAATCAACAATAATCTTATTAGGATCAATAGTAGAATATTCTACTAAATAATATTTATTCAATGTAAATTCACTGTTTTCTGGGCAACTTCCGCAACTATTTCTATAAGATTTACCATCAACATAATACTTCACAAATGCCTCAGTGGATTTTGGAAATTGCTTACAAAATGTATATTTACAAATTGTCTGCCCCTTATTAATTGCAATCTCTTTTCTATAATTTGAACCTGTAAAAAAAAGATATCCTAAACCTACAACCAGAACAATTAAAAATAATTTTGAAAGTTTTACACTCATATTAGTTTTTCAAATGCCCAAAAATAAAAAAATCTCCCCGAAGGAAGATTAGATTTATATGAATTCTAAAAAAGAATTTTTATAACGAAAAAAAAAAAAAAAAAAAAATGGCAAGCGACCTACATCGCACCGCTCAACCACGTACCCTTGCTATGTTCCCATCCTGGGGGAGTCTGCAGGAGCTGGTCGTGTAGGACTTGCCGGTGCAAATATACAATCTTTTTATATTTTTGCAAGAGCTTTGTTGCTATAAAAATATCGTTGTATATTGGCTTATTCAAATTTTAAACTATGAAAAAATATAACTTCCTAGCTGTCATTTTATTAGGAATCACATTTGTTGGATGTGGCGAAAAAAATAAAGGTGAAAATTCTTTATTTAATATTGATGATTCCGCTTTTCCGGCCCATTTTACCCAAAAAGAAGCGGTTTCGATTGGAGTTTTGAACCCAAAATCGAAAGAAATCGACAGTATTGCCTACTTTATTAATGACAAAAGAGTGGGAAGTACAAAAGGCGCAGAAAAATTCAAATTTGAGTTAAAAGATCAAAAACTGGGCTATCAATACTTGAAAGCAACTGTTTATTTTGAAGGAGATTCTTCGGATGCCACTAAAAGAATTGAACTAGTTTCGGATATTCAGCCAAAATTATTAAAATACAAAGTCGTAAATACGTATCCGCACGACAAAAAATCTTTTACAGAAGGTTTAGAGTTTTACAAAGACACTTTATATGAAAGTACAGGACAAAACGGAACTTCATATTTAAGAAAATATGACTATAAAACAGGAAAAGTCTTCAAACAGATCGATCTTGATTCGAAGTATTTCGGAGAAGGAATCACTTTCATTAATGGAAAATTATTCCAGTTGACATGGCAGGAAAAAACAGGCTTTATTTATAATGCCAACACTTTAAAACTTGAAAAAACTTTTGCTTACGACAAAGATATTGAAGGTTGGGGAATGACAAATGATGGAAAATACATTTATCAAACAGATAAAACAGAAAAAATTTGGAAAATGGATCCAGCTACACAAAAAATGATTGATTACATCAATGTTTATTCTGGTGAATCTAAAATAAAAGCAATCAATGAATTGGAATGGATTGACGGAAAAATCTATACAAACGTTTGGCTAAAAGATGCAATTGCAGTTGTAAATCCAACTTCTGGAGCCGTTGAAGGAATTTTAGATATGTCTGGCTTACGTAAGTTCATGAGCGACATTACTAAAGATGATGTTTTAAACGGAATTGCTTATAATCCTAAAACTAAAACCATTTTTGTAACTGGTAAAAACTGGAGCAAAATGTTTGAAATCACTGTTTCAGAATAAATCAAAATAAAACTCAAAACACAAATTTCACAGATTTCACGGATTACTTCGTGATAATTTGTGAAATTTGTGTTTTATAACAATATCAATAATGACAACATTAATCACAAACATACAAGAATTGCTTCAAGTACGCGAAATTTCAATTCCTAAAGTTTCAGGAGCTGAAATGGCAATGCTTCCCACAATAAAAAATGCTTTTTTAATTATAAAAGATAATTTGATTGAAGATTTTGGTTCAATGGAAAATCTTCCAACAATAAATGTCGATAAAATTATAGACGCAACAGGAAAAGTGGTTCTGCCAACTTGGTGCGATAGCCACACTCATATTGTTTATGCGGGAAACCGCGAACAGGAATTTGTAGATCGCATTAACGGACTTACATATGAAGAAATTGCTAATCGTGGCGGTGGGATTTTAAATTCGGCCAAAAAACTGAATGAAACTTCTGAAGAAGAAATCTATGAGCAATCAAAAGTTCGTTTAGAAGAAGTAATGTATTTAGGAACCGGCGCTGTCGAAATAAAATCAGGCTACGGATTAACGATTGAGGGCGAATTAAAAATGCTTCGTGTAATTAAAAAATTGGCCGAAAATTATCCAATTGCCATTAAAGCTACATTTTTGGGCGCTCATGCTTTTCCAACGCATTATAAAGAAAACAAAGCTGGCTATATCGATGAAATCATTACTAAAATGCTTCCTGAAATTGCCAAAGACAAATTAGCCGAATATATAGATGTATTTTGTGAAAGCGGTTATTTTTCGGTTGAAGAAACAGAAAAAATCATGCAAGCAGGAATTGATTTTGGCTTAAAGCCAAAAATTCATGTCAATCAATTCAATTCAATTGGAGGTATTCAATCTGGAGTTAAATTTAACGCACTTTCAGTAGATCATCTCGAAGTAATGAATCCAGAAGATATTGAGGCTTTAAAAGGGTCAGAAACAATGTCTGTCGCTTTGCCTTCATGTTCTTACTTCCTAAGCATTCCGTACACGCCAGCACGCGAAATGATCAAAGCTGGACTTCCATTGGCATTAGCCACAGATTTTAATCCTGGCTCTACTCCATCTGGAAATATGAATTTTGTCGTGGCAACAGCGTGCATCAAAATGAAAATGACACCAGAAGAAGCGATAAACGCAGCAACAATCAACGGTGCTTATGCAATGGGACTTTCAGAAACTCACGGAAGCATCACAAAAGGAAAAAAAGCAAATTTAATTCTGACAAAACCAATTTCTTCTTACTATCAAATTCCATACGCTTTCGGAAGCAATTTAATAGAAAGTGTTTTCTTAGAAGGAAAAATTTTAGAATAAAATTCCATAAAAAAAGGTCTGTGAAAACTCACAGACCTTTAATATCAAAGTGGTATTATTATCCCTGACGACAAATTATCTCAAACTGAAACTAGTTTTAGAAACTAATTCGTCATTATCAAAAACATTGATAAAATAAGTTCCTTTAGCAAAATCTTTACCTGGAAGATCCTCAGTTACATTTACAGTCTTATTTTCATATTTAACTGTCGTTTTGAAGCTGTACGTTAAAGAGTTATCGCCAAAACTTTCTGTTTTCTTTTCTCCTAAAACATTGTTTTTAGCATCAATAACCTGAACATAATATGTTTTGTCTCCAGATTTTGCAATTGAATTTTCAGCAATTGTAAAACTTACTTTCAACACATCAGCACGGCTTGCTTTATCTGTTTCAATTTGTTTTCCAGAGCTTTTCAATTTGTAAGCTGCAGTTTTTGTGTTCAAAATAGATAATTTAGAACCTTTTTCAACCGTTTTAGCAAGCTCTTCGTTTTGCCCAACTAATACT comes from Flavobacterium sp. KACC 22761 and encodes:
- a CDS encoding SusC/RagA family TonB-linked outer membrane protein, encoding MKKIFLIFMIVFTAQVSLAQVKNVKGVITGSDGMPLPGASVLIQGSQKGATTDFDGLYTIEAQKGQTLVFSYVGLETQSIVVGDATTINVKMVSGASNALSEVVVTSLGIKKTRKSLTYAAQELKGDELVRVKDANVINTIAGKIAGVAVTKSSGGTGGSTKVLIRGNSSVSNSQPLYVIDGIPMLNSGSGQPNDTFGSLSGGNRDGGDVVSLVNPDDYEGMTVLKGAAASVLYGSQGANGVILLSSKKAKEGKANISASSVTTFETAAYLPKFQSDYIAAAGADESWGAKQKSSDYVKDFFSTGTTQITSVGYSIGSERSSTGFSYANTSATGVIPGNSLKKNNFGIRQTAKFLNDKLTFAANANYTSQTIANKPVNGFYFNPLTGVYLMPRGNDFNEYKENYEVFDPTRNLMAQNWMTNRDIMQNPYWAINRNKSEDKNDYFNGALSLSYKANNWLTIASRYSYNRITSLYDKKIFATTQGTLSNINGRYISENSLSTQRYADLIATINTKIGSDFSFNANIGTSVTNTLTNQKTILDSGISSGLTYANWFTLANFVNNANNYQTIDSRREVQSVFAATTFGYKDMLFLDLAGRNDWSSTLANTGTSSYFYPSVGVTALISEMATMPEWINFGKVRGTYAQVGNDIYPFISTPTYYYRPGFTDPKPSAGPKNGTTLKPELKSEFEFGTEWRMFNNRLGFEVSYYNSETKNQYLQVVAPVGNQEGVDFYGFNAGSIQNKGLELVLNAGIIRGDKFSWDTSINYSHNKNVVKELPDNIGNRVNLTEAGVNSYRYALIEGRPYGVIEGINFKKDAQGRILLNDDGTFQKTDFEEVGNSNPDFMLGFSNSFKYGPFFANVLIDGRFGGDVMSLTEAQNDSFGVSKASGDARNAGGVKINAVKPDGTAVTSMDAKSYYTQVGGRAGITGEYVYSATNVSVREVSIGYNFNPKTLPFINTASISLIARNLFFIYKDAPFDPNIALSTGQGLQGVDIYGLPSTRSIGLNLNVTF
- a CDS encoding sensor histidine kinase, coding for MKEIQKLKFNIKIQNHIWFWSIYFTLNFLRWGAYFNDYPYAFKSNSIEFALVIPLVYFNLFVLVPRFVLKQKYILYTLLLLLSLFVMYLCKTALTYYIISENIWPEANREYHPFELNHIVAVCIGELYVLAMASSVYLTLTWLRERERNRSLRENQFKIKLKYLENQIQPHFFFNTLNNLYALSLESSDKVPDVILKLSNLMEYVLYDVKGTKFVPLIKEIDYIQNYIEIEKLRFENVEVTINLESNIEDVVVPPLIFISLVENAFKHGGLNNPNLKIKINCKVIDNKLLDFEILNNFVISQNLNLKGGIGLINTKKRLKLIYKNNFSLKQATKLNYYIIRLQIPIRNED
- a CDS encoding LytR/AlgR family response regulator transcription factor codes for the protein MKIKCVLIDDEPLAIKVLQNYFTNFPDFEVVATFNNSLEALDFLNSTPVDAVFLDINMPMMTGFELISLIENKTKVIITTAFREFAAESYDLDVLDYLVKPIPLPRFIKCINKITTEYNLKNNIKVEATKGDSHIFIKVDKKMMKINIEEILFVEGMKEYIKVVTPDKTYITHKSLTSLSEELPADRFLRIHKSYVIALNKVKSIEGNRIQIQSYTIPIGRNYSKDVKNKILE
- a CDS encoding MFS transporter produces the protein MSSENVQTKWGQFISLIIVFFFWGFVGSANDILIPVFKKVFTLSQVQSQLVAWAFYAAYFVGSIIFFLVSLKRDVLQQFGYKKTLAAGLILSAVGSFLFVPAATMQSFPFFLTALFTVGLGFSIQQIVANPLAIKMGSPETGAHRLTLAGGINSFGTTIGAILLGIALFGMGDNKKTNLSLEDIKLPFIILGLAFIVVAVFMYFSKIEDPAKIDEEEAIIEHKHAKFNILDYPQLYLGMLGIFIYVGTEVTIISNLPALLHTKEFGNILEDAIAPFIALYWGSLMIGRWNGGVNVFNTSNLVNTALKFIVPALAFGVIIGANIFAAHDVSTFYIYPIWILLFIAVSFVGGKNAGKTLMLFGLSGITMMIAGLVWPDPSIAKFFFISGGLFLSIMWPSIFDLAIAGLGKNTGKASSFLIMMILGGGVIPLIQGSICDLDITNPGGIFGISYTHFSYVVPLLGFAYLAFYGFYCPKILKKQGINHVEGGGGGH
- the fsa gene encoding fructose-6-phosphate aldolase; amino-acid sequence: MKFFIDTANLAQIKEAQALGVLDGVTTNPSLMAKEGITGKNNILKHYVDICNLVEGDVSAEVNALDYDGMIKEGEELAELHDQIVVKLPMTKEGVMAAKYFSDKGIKTNVTLVFSAGQALLAAKAGATYVSPFIGRLDDVSTDGLNLIQEIREIYDNYGYETQILAASVRHTMHIVNCAKIGADVMTGPLSAIAGLLKHPLTDIGLAQFVADFEKGNK
- a CDS encoding SDR family oxidoreductase, with protein sequence MNKVVLITGGSSGIGKSIGEFLHKKGFVVYGTSRNPEKVLNSIFPLVALDVRNSDSIKSAVAKILEISGRLDIVINNAGVGITGPLEEIPMEEIKNNFETNFFGPIEVMKAVLPQMREQKSGLIINITSIAAYMGLPYRSVYSASKGALELITEGLRMEVKQFGVEITNVAPGDFATNIAAGRFHAPVIKGSAYEKVYGDTLATMNEHVDAGSNPNEMAEAIYKIIQTKKPNVHYKVGVFMQKFSIVLKRVLPDKVYEKMLMNHYKL
- a CDS encoding glutaminyl-peptide cyclotransferase, yielding MKKYNFLAVILLGITFVGCGEKNKGENSLFNIDDSAFPAHFTQKEAVSIGVLNPKSKEIDSIAYFINDKRVGSTKGAEKFKFELKDQKLGYQYLKATVYFEGDSSDATKRIELVSDIQPKLLKYKVVNTYPHDKKSFTEGLEFYKDTLYESTGQNGTSYLRKYDYKTGKVFKQIDLDSKYFGEGITFINGKLFQLTWQEKTGFIYNANTLKLEKTFAYDKDIEGWGMTNDGKYIYQTDKTEKIWKMDPATQKMIDYINVYSGESKIKAINELEWIDGKIYTNVWLKDAIAVVNPTSGAVEGILDMSGLRKFMSDITKDDVLNGIAYNPKTKTIFVTGKNWSKMFEITVSE
- the hutI gene encoding imidazolonepropionase, translated to MTTLITNIQELLQVREISIPKVSGAEMAMLPTIKNAFLIIKDNLIEDFGSMENLPTINVDKIIDATGKVVLPTWCDSHTHIVYAGNREQEFVDRINGLTYEEIANRGGGILNSAKKLNETSEEEIYEQSKVRLEEVMYLGTGAVEIKSGYGLTIEGELKMLRVIKKLAENYPIAIKATFLGAHAFPTHYKENKAGYIDEIITKMLPEIAKDKLAEYIDVFCESGYFSVEETEKIMQAGIDFGLKPKIHVNQFNSIGGIQSGVKFNALSVDHLEVMNPEDIEALKGSETMSVALPSCSYFLSIPYTPAREMIKAGLPLALATDFNPGSTPSGNMNFVVATACIKMKMTPEEAINAATINGAYAMGLSETHGSITKGKKANLILTKPISSYYQIPYAFGSNLIESVFLEGKILE